The Thermobifida halotolerans sequence TCGCGCAGGAACGACACGCGGTGCCGGTGCTCGATGTCGTGCAACTCCCCCCACAGCCGCACCATGTCGGTCAGCGCCTCCTCCACGGGCCCCGCCGGGACCCGGGGGAAGGCGTCGTCGGACCGCCGCGACTCGTACACCAGCGCCGACACGCACGAGGCCAGCTCCTCGGGGCCCAACTGCTCCCACACCCCGCGCCGCAGCGCCTCGGCGGCCAGCAGGTCCAGTTCGGAGTAGATGCGGCCGAGCAGCCGCCCCTCCTCGGTGACGGTGTCGTCTTCGAGGTAGTCCAGTTCCTCCAGCACCCCGCAGACCCGGTCGAAGGTGCGGGCGATGACGTGGGAGCGGCCCGCGATGCGGCGCTCCAGCTCGTCGGTCTCCTTCTTGAGCCGGAAGTAGCGCTCCGCCCAGCGCGCCCGGTCCTCGCGGCCCTCGCTGTGGTGGCAGGGGTGCTCCCGGATCCGTGCGCGCAGCTCGGCGATCTCGGGATCCTCGGCCGACCCGTCGCGGACGCGGTGCCGCACCGGGGCGGCCGGCAGCGTGTCGAGCTTGCTGCGCAGCGCCGACGCCAGGTCGCGGCGGGACTGGGCCGAGCGCGCCGAGAACGACTTGGGCAGCCGCATCCGCCCCGACGGCTCCACCGGGATCGGGAAGTCGCTGGCGTTGACCCGTTTGACCTGACGGTTGACGGTCAGCACCAGCGGCGCGGGCAGCGGGCCCTTGTCCAGGCCCGGGTCCAGCACGACGGCGTAGCCGGACTGGCGTCCCGAGGGGATGCGGATGATGTCGCCGGGTTTGAGGGACCGCAGGCTGCGCTCGGCCTCCCTGCGGCGCGCCGTGCGCCGGTTGCGCTGGGCGTCGCTCTCCAGGTCGCTGAGGCGGCGGCGCATCGCCGCGTACTCCATGAAGTCGCCGCGCGGGTCCTCGGCGGCCTTGGCGTAGCCCTCCAGCGCCTCCTGCTGCTTGCGCAGCTTGCGCACCAGGCCCACCACGGCGCGGTCGGCCTGGAACTGGGCGAAGGAGGACTCCAGCATGGCCCGGCCGCGTTCCCGGCCGACCTGCGCGACCAGGTTGACCGCCATGTTGTAGGACGGCTGGAAGCTGGAGTTGAGCGGATAGGTGCGGGTTCCGGCCAGGCCCGCGACCGCCTCGGGGTCGGTGCCCGGCTGCCACACCACGACCGCGTGCCCCTCCACGTCGATGCCGCGGCGCCCGGCGCGGCCGGTGAGCTGGGTGTACTCGCCCGGGGTGAGCGGGGCGTGGGTCTCGCCGTTCCACTTGTCCAGTTTCTCGATCACCACGGTCCGGGCGGGCATGTTGATGCCCAGCGCCAGCGTCTCGGTGGCGAAGACCGCGCGGATCAGCCCCTGGGAGAACAGCGTCTCCACCACCTCCTTGAAGGTGGGCAGCAGCCCGGCGTGGTGGGCGGCGATGCCGCACTCCAGCGCCTGCAGCCACTCGGAGTAGCCGAGCACCGCCAGGTCGGGCGGGGGGATGTCGGCGCACTGGCGTTCGGCGTACTCGCGGATCTGGGCGGCCTCGGTCGGGGTGGTCAGCACCA is a genomic window containing:
- a CDS encoding DEAD/DEAH box helicase, with the protein product MSTYAARYAEFRRRQQESSRAIEDFQALYGFEFDDFQVRACKALETGHGVLVAAPTGSGKTVVGEFAVHLALRDGRKCFYTTPIKALSNQKYTDLVRRYGAEKVGLLTGDNSINGEAPVVVMTTEVLRNMLYAGSATLSGLAYVVMDEVHYLADRFRGAVWEEVIIHLPESVQMVALSATVSNAEEFGQWLQQVRGDTSVIVDEKRPVPLWQHVMVGTRIHDLFVEPDNGAAEPEADDKGRGSRKRRRNRSGAQRAVEIEVNGERLLVNPRLVRLAEEDARVTQLAYQRRHPQARARGGAPRPRSKFAPPSRVQIVEELDREGLLPAITFIFSRAGCDDAVRQCVASGLVLTTPTEAAQIREYAERQCADIPPPDLAVLGYSEWLQALECGIAAHHAGLLPTFKEVVETLFSQGLIRAVFATETLALGINMPARTVVIEKLDKWNGETHAPLTPGEYTQLTGRAGRRGIDVEGHAVVVWQPGTDPEAVAGLAGTRTYPLNSSFQPSYNMAVNLVAQVGRERGRAMLESSFAQFQADRAVVGLVRKLRKQQEALEGYAKAAEDPRGDFMEYAAMRRRLSDLESDAQRNRRTARRREAERSLRSLKPGDIIRIPSGRQSGYAVVLDPGLDKGPLPAPLVLTVNRQVKRVNASDFPIPVEPSGRMRLPKSFSARSAQSRRDLASALRSKLDTLPAAPVRHRVRDGSAEDPEIAELRARIREHPCHHSEGREDRARWAERYFRLKKETDELERRIAGRSHVIARTFDRVCGVLEELDYLEDDTVTEEGRLLGRIYSELDLLAAEALRRGVWEQLGPEELASCVSALVYESRRSDDAFPRVPAGPVEEALTDMVRLWGELHDIEHRHRVSFLREPELGFVWATHRWARGDRLDLILNEAGMPAGDFVRTTKQLIDLLGQIAQAAPADGGVRTTARQAADALLRGVVAYSSVG